The segment GTATATGTTGATTCCCACCATTGCTGTGTTTTTCGGGATTAAAAAGCCTTTACTCAAGAGGGAAACAAGAAAATTGTTAGAGAAGAAATTAGGGTCTACGTGAAGCTTTCATTACTGGATCTGAACAGCTACGAAGTAATGAGCATATTGTTGATATAAATGATTTAGAAAACCTCTACTCCAATGAGTGGAGGTTTTTTTATGGTGATATATAGGGGATGTGGTACAGCTAAAAGCTCCATATAGGATTTTATATTTGATAGTATTGAAATAGCGTGTAAATGTGATTTGAGTAACACATTTTATTTTGAGAATGATGTACAATAAAAATGTCCTTATGAAAATCTGAACATCCTAGCTGGAACACTAGGCATATAGGACGTGATGAATAACATATAAATTATCTAATTAAGATTAATAAAGTACTAAATTGTATCATTGAATAGTTTTGATGTAGTGATACAGAGGAGATAGAATGACAAATAGAATACAAGAACTCACCGTCGACGAAACTTGGCGTAATGAGCAAGATGCGTGGAATAATCGATCTAATTACTTTGTAGAAATGCACAATCGGGACGATCGTAAGGCGCAGGTTACAGAGTTTTTATCCTTCTTGAAGGATGAAAATCTTTTGCCCCCTAAAGACGGTTGTACCCTTGATATTGGCTGTGGTGTATGTGACTATGCATTAGGATTGGCTCGTGAAGGCTATAAGGCAACAGGTATAGATTTATCTGATGGTATGATTCGTGGTGCTAAACAATTAGCAGAGGCAGAAGGTTTAGATCTTAGCTTGTATATTGCACCGTGGTCTGATGAAACTCGCCGTGAACTAAAATGGGATAAAACCTTTGATTTAACATATAGTATTTTTTGCCCTATCATGTTTGATGTAGAAAACATTCGCGCCATGCATGAATCAAGTAAGGACAAATGCTTGTGGATCGCTTTTAGTGAACGCAGTGATGAAACGGTAGATATGTTATCTGAACATTTCTTTGGTCGCGATTCATTTCCTTGGGATGGTAAGATGAAAGCATGTTTAGATGTTATCCATGAAATAGGACATAATGTAAAAGTGACTTATAAAACAGTGCCTGAAACAGAGGTTATGAGCCTTGATAAAGCGGTTAATTACTTTGCTATGCGACTTCATAATAATACATGGGGCGATATAGAAGATATGAAAGTAGAAATTAGGAATCTCATTGAACCATTAGCCATTAATGGAGAAATCCATAATAAAACAGTTGATAAAGTGGCATGGGTATCATGGTCTGTGAAATAGGAGGGTAGTATGACAGTTGATGAAAAACGTAAGTTAGAACTAAAAACTATGTACCAAATTATTGGCATCTATTGTCATAATAAGCACCATACTCCTAAGGGGCAGCTATGTGAGGCTTGCGAGCAGGTTTGGGAATATGCGGAGCATCGCATTGATGCATGTCCTCATATGGAAAGTAAAACATTCTGTAGTGTATGTAAAACCCATTGCTATGCACCTAATTATCGTGAAAAAATCCGTGAAATTATGCGTTATGGTGGACCAAGGATGTTACTGGTATCGCCGATCCAAGTCATTAGACATATGTATCTTGAATGGAAAGACAAAAAAAGAGGCTAGCCATGCTAGCCTCTTTTTAATGGTTTTATCACGTTTTCATGTAATAATCTTATGCGATTGCTTTGTCCAATACAGCTTTGATTAATGCTTTTGTTTGGTCATAGCTTTCACCAGGTTGAGCCTCATATTGTTTGTCGAGGTCGAACCATAAGTTTGGATAGTACTCATAAGGGTGAGTTTTGAAGAGCTCATGAGCGTCTTGATCTTCAACCCAGTTGATATGAATGTCTGCATATGCAGGGTTTTCTGCAACAAGTTCATCGATAGCACGGAATGCATTTGCACAATAAGGGCAACCGTTTAAGTGGAAACCTAAGATTTCTTTCATGGTTTTACAGTCCTTTCCAGACAAAATTAATATATATTT is part of the Veillonella nakazawae genome and harbors:
- a CDS encoding class I SAM-dependent methyltransferase codes for the protein MTNRIQELTVDETWRNEQDAWNNRSNYFVEMHNRDDRKAQVTEFLSFLKDENLLPPKDGCTLDIGCGVCDYALGLAREGYKATGIDLSDGMIRGAKQLAEAEGLDLSLYIAPWSDETRRELKWDKTFDLTYSIFCPIMFDVENIRAMHESSKDKCLWIAFSERSDETVDMLSEHFFGRDSFPWDGKMKACLDVIHEIGHNVKVTYKTVPETEVMSLDKAVNYFAMRLHNNTWGDIEDMKVEIRNLIEPLAINGEIHNKTVDKVAWVSWSVK
- a CDS encoding nitrous oxide-stimulated promoter family protein, translated to MTVDEKRKLELKTMYQIIGIYCHNKHHTPKGQLCEACEQVWEYAEHRIDACPHMESKTFCSVCKTHCYAPNYREKIREIMRYGGPRMLLVSPIQVIRHMYLEWKDKKRG